The Geobacter metallireducens GS-15 region CGTTGCGCGGCCGGCGTCTGCTCCATGGCGGAAGTGCCCGCCGGCCCCGAGCAGGAGGCGCTGCTGCACGCCATGGGTGGTGCCGGGGAGGAGGCGTGATGTCGGTCGTGACCCTGACCATCGACGGCGAGCTGGTGAGCGGCCGGCGGGGGGAGACGCTCCTCCAGGTGATCCGCGAGCACGGCTTGGCGCTTCCCACCCTCTGTCACCTGGAGGGGCTTTCCGAGCGGGGGGGATGCCGGCTCTGCATCGTGGAGGTGGAGGGAAGCCCCCGCCCCATGCCCGCCTGCAGCACCGCCGCCCGGGAGGGGATGGTGGTCCGGACCGCCACCGACCGGCTCATCCGCTACCGCCGCATGATCGTGGAACTCCTCTTTGCCGAGCGCAACCACTACTGCGCCGTCTGCGTCTCCGCCGGAAACTGCGAGCTCCAGACGGTGGCAGCCACTCTGGGGGTCGACCATGTCCGCTACGAGTACCTCTCCCCCCGGCTCACCATGGACCTCTCCCACGAGCGGTTCGGCATCGACCACAACCGCTGCATCCTCTGCACCCGCTGCGTGAGGGTCTGCGACGAGGTCGAAGGGGTCCATACCTGGGATGTCTCCTGCCGTGGAGTCCGGAGCCGGGTCATCGCCGACCTGAACCATCCCTGGGGGCGGAGCGAAACCTGCACCAGTTGCGGCAAGTGCGTCCAGGTCTGCCCCACCGGCGCCCTCTTCACCAAAGGGGCAGCGGTGGGCGAGATGGTGAAGGATGCCGGCATGCTCACGCGGGTTATCGAGGGACGGGACAAGAAGGGATGGCAGGAATGACGGGGGGCGGCAATGGGTAGGCGGGGAAGGATCCGGTTCGCCACGGTCTGGCTCGGTGGCTGCTCGGGGTGCCACATGAGCTTTCTCGATCTGGACGAGCGGCTCGTGGAGCTGGCCGGCCTGGCCGACATGGTCTACGGCCCTTTTATGGATGCGAAGGAATTCCCCCGGAAGGTGGACGTGACCCTCGTGGAGGGGGCAGTCACTAATCGGGCCAACCTGGCCATGGCCTTGATGCTGCGGGAACGGAGCCGCATTGTCGTGAGCCTGGGCGACTGCGCCGTGACTGGCAACGTGACGAGCCTGCGGAACCAACTGCCGGTGGCCGACGTCCTGGCAACCTTCCTGAGCTGTGGGGAAGGGAGCGTTCCCGCCATGGACTACAATGCAGTGCCGGAGCTTCTCCCCCGGGCGCTCCCCCTCCATCAGGTGATCGCGGTGGACGGGTTTCTCCCCGGCTGCCCCCCGGACCCGGAGAGGATCTGGACCGCCATCGGGTGCCTCCTGCGGGGGGAACCGGTTCATCTCGAATCAGATATGCTCACCTTCGGATAGGATTGCCATGTCACGCACCATTACCATAGACCCCGTCACCCGCATCGAGGGGCATGCCACCATCACCATCCGGCTCGATGATGCCGGCTCCGTGGCGGACGCCCGGCTCCACGTCACCGAGTTCCGGGGCTTCGAGGCCTTCTGCGTAGGGCGGAGCATCTGGGAGATGCCGGGCATAACGGCCCGCATCTGCGGCATCTGCCCCATCAGCCACTCCATCGCCTCCGCCCGGGCCGGCGACGCCATCCTCGGCGTGGATATCCCCCCGGCCGCAGAGCAGCTGCGGCGCATCGCCAACCTGGCCTCCCTCATCCAGAGCCACGCCCTCAGCTTTTTCCACCTCTGCGCCGCCGATCTCCTCCTGGGGATGGACCACGACCCGTCCCGCCGCAGCCTCTGGGGGCTTCTGGAGAGTCGCCCCGACGTGGCCCGGCGCGGTATCAGGCTGCGGCAGATCGGCCAGCAGATCGTGAGCAACCTGGCGGGTGAGAGGGTCCACCCCTCCTGGGCCGTCCCCGGTGGGGTCCGGGAGCCCCTTGATGCCGAGCGGCGCCGGAAGGTCGTCGAACTACTCCCCGAG contains the following coding sequences:
- the hoxU gene encoding bidirectional hydrogenase complex protein HoxU, translating into MSVVTLTIDGELVSGRRGETLLQVIREHGLALPTLCHLEGLSERGGCRLCIVEVEGSPRPMPACSTAAREGMVVRTATDRLIRYRRMIVELLFAERNHYCAVCVSAGNCELQTVAATLGVDHVRYEYLSPRLTMDLSHERFGIDHNRCILCTRCVRVCDEVEGVHTWDVSCRGVRSRVIADLNHPWGRSETCTSCGKCVQVCPTGALFTKGAAVGEMVKDAGMLTRVIEGRDKKGWQE
- a CDS encoding oxidoreductase, producing the protein MGRRGRIRFATVWLGGCSGCHMSFLDLDERLVELAGLADMVYGPFMDAKEFPRKVDVTLVEGAVTNRANLAMALMLRERSRIVVSLGDCAVTGNVTSLRNQLPVADVLATFLSCGEGSVPAMDYNAVPELLPRALPLHQVIAVDGFLPGCPPDPERIWTAIGCLLRGEPVHLESDMLTFG